The genomic stretch CGAAGCGGTACATCCAGTGGATGTTCCGGGGACCATTTCCGTTGCCACGCAATTGGAGGTGTGCTGCGTTCGGCCCGCGGATTTGCGCGGGGCGTAATGTATAATATCGTTTGCAACAGGTTCATGGCCCTTGGCGCGGGACCCATCGGGGCTCCTCACAAAAAGAGAATAACCGGAGTACGAATGACCACCCTGGCAACTCTATCGCCTGAAACGCTGGCAAAGTACGAGCCGGTCATCGGGCTGGAAGTCCACGTTCAGCTCCTTACTCGTTCGAAGATATTTTGTAAATGCTCAACACAGTTCGGAGACCCCCCCAATCAGAACACCTGCCCGGTCTGCCTGGGGTTGCCCGGCGCCCTGCCGGCCCTGAATCGTGAAGCAGCGGCCATGGCTACGAAGGCGGCGCTGGCGCTCAATTGTCGCATCCACCCGCGCTCCCGTTTTGCACGCAAGAACTATTTCTATCCGGACCTCCCCAAGGGATACCAGATTTCGCAATACAGTGAGCCACTTTCGGAAGGGGGCTGGATTGAAATCGAAGTTGGGGGCGAGAAGAAGAGGGTCGGGATCACGCGGGTACACATCGAGGAAGATGCAGGCAAGTCTCTCCATGAAGGCTTCCCGGATTCGAGTGAGAAAACTTATATCGACCTCAACCGTTCAGGCGTGCCGTTAATTGAGATTGTAAGCGAGCCCGATCTGCGCTCACCGGAAGAAGCCTACGATTATCTCACCCGCCTGAAGACCTTGATGCTCTATCTGGAGATATCTGACTGCAACATGGAGGAGGGAAGTCTCCGGGTGGATGCCAACGTCAGCGTCCGCAAGAAGGGTGCGAGATCGTTTGGCATAAAGACCGAAGTAAAGAACCTGAACTCATTCAAGTTTCTGCAAAAGGCGCTGGCGTATGAAGTAGAGCGGCAAGTTGAAGTTCTTGAAAGCGGGGGCGAGATCTTTCAGGAAACCCGCCTTTTCGACAGCCGTGAGCAACGCACCTACGGCATGCGCTCAAAGGAATTTGCGCATGATTACCGGTATTTCCCTGAGCCTGATCTGCTGCCGCTTGTAGTGACGGACGAATGGAAGGAGGATGTCAGGCGATCTCTGCCGGAACTTCCACAAGTGCGAGAATCTCGGTTCCAGACGGAATACGCTTTGCCGCGGCAGGACGCCGCGCTGCTGACTTCATCACGGGCCACGGCAGACTACTTTGAGCGTACCGCGAAGGCCTGTGGGGAGGCCAAACTGGCTGCAAACTGGGTTTTGAATGATTGGAGTTATTTGCTGCAGGAAAGCGGGAAGTCCATTGCGGACAGCCCGGTCACGGCGGAAAACCTGGCACGACTCATCGACCTGGTGGCCAGGGATTCAATCTCAGGGAAGATGGCCAAGGATGTCCTGGCGGAAATGTTCGAGACGGGTAAAACCGCTGAACAGATCGTGAGCGATAGGGGGCTCGAGCAAATTGCTGATCCGGTCAAACTTGCTGAGATAGCACGCGGAATAATTGCCGCCAATCCTAAACAGACTGAACAATACCGGCAAGGCAAAACGGCCACGATCGGATGGTTTGTGGGCCAGATGATGAAGGCCACGCGGGGGCAGGCGCAGCCGCAACTGGTGCAGGACGTCCTTAAGAAAGAGCTTTCCCGATAACGAAGCGCTGCGCCTGGCGCGCGGAACTGAACTTCCCTGACGCTGGCGGGTTAGCGGGCTGCTGTTCCATGCGTTCAAGATCGATTCTTATTTGGGCGATTACGATGGGGCTCGTGGTCCCCTCCGCTCTTGCTGTGGGCCGGGCCGGTGTGTCGCAAGCCAGGAAAACGGGTAGTGCGGCGCGCCAGCATCATCATCGTGACACCCGCACGACCCGCAGCGCTAATACGACGGGCCAAAAAACAACGGTACGCCATTCCAGCGTAAAATGGAGCGCGGCAGCGCAAGAACAGTACGCGGCCGGACAAAAACTGCAGAAGAGTGGGTCGCTGAGCGAGGCCGTGGTTCGCTACAAGAAGGCGATCAGCCTGGAGCCAAATTGGCCGGAGGCACACAACGCCCTGGGCAGTGGGTACGGACAGGAACGCAAGCCAAGCAGCGCCATGCTTGAGTATCTCCGTGCTATCCGTCTTGATCCTGGATATGCCGAGGCGCGCTACAATCTCGGGACCTTGCTTCGAGCGCAGGGAAATCTGAGCGGCGCAGCCCAGCAGTTTGAAAAGGCGCTCCAGATTGACCCGGAGAATGCCGGTGCTCACAATGACCTGGGGCTCACCTACGCACAGCAAGGAAAACTAGACCCGGCAATCCAGGAGTTCAGGTCGGCGGTTCGCCTGGAGCCGGGCTGGGCCATCGCACATGACAATCTGGGTAATGCGCTGGCCATGGCAGGCGATCTGGATGGAGCAATGACCTCGTATCGAAATACCATTGCCCTGAAGCCGGACTGGGCCCAGCCTTATAACAATCTCGGAAACGCGCTGCGGCAGGCTGGCAGCCTCGATGCCGCAGTTGAACAATATCAGAAGGCGCTGGAACTGGACCCCAGGTATGCTGCGGCCTGCAACAACCTGGGTCTTGCCCTGCAACAGGAAGGAAGCGTCGCCGAAGCCCTCAAGCAGTATCAGCGCGCCATCCATTTGAATCCCGATTACTCGACGGCGCACAACAACCTTGCCGCGGCCTATTACCAAATGAAGAACTGGAATGGGGCAATTTTTGAGTACGGAGAAGTTTTGCGTCTCAAACCGAACGATGCCGCTGGGCACTACAACCTCGGATTAGCGCTGAAGGCTGCGGGCGACTGGAAGCAGGCGCAGACGCAGTTCCAGGTTGCTCAAAAGCTTGACCCCGGCAATCAACAATACCGGGCGGCTTATGAATCAATGCTGAATACCGAGGGCACACCGAAAGCAGGCGTGGTGGAATCCGGCGATAAAACAACCTCGAAGGCCCGCGCACGCGAGCCCAAATAAATTGGGGACTTCGTCCATGAGAGGAGTTGAACATGCTGAAAGTTGGTGACAAGGCGCCGGCCTTTTCTCTTCCATCCGATTCCGGGCAGCCAGTCAAGTTGAGCGATTATAAAGGCGCCGCCCTGGTCCTCTTTTTCTTCCCTAAAGCTGATACGCCGGGTTGAACGCGAGAAGCTCACGAGTTTCGTGATGCCAAAAGAGAACTGGACAAGCTCGGCGCGAAGGTCATGGGGATGAGCGCCGATTCCCCGGAAAAGCTGGCCGAATTCAGGGACAAACATCAATTAAATTTCCCCCTTGCGTGCGACGGTGACCATAAGACGCTTCAGGCCTACGGTGTGTGGCAGGAGAAAACCCTTTACGGGAAGAAAAGCCTGGGCATCGTCCGGTCGACTTATATCATCGATCAGCGGGGGAGAGTGAAAACCGTGTTCCCCCGCGTGCAGGTTGACGGGCACATTGGGCAGGTGCTGGCCGCGTTGAAGTTATGAGCCTTCGAAACAAGTTGTCAGACGAGAGCCGAGGCTAAAGACGGACTTCGTTCGTAGCCGAGCGATGGATGATGGCAGTAATATATTTTGATTGACCGGTTGTCCAGGCTTGGAATTTGCGCGTTTTCCTCCACCCATCCATTGGACCCGATAAAGCTGGAGAAGGGCTGAATCTCACTGGGGTCGCGCTCCAGCAGAAATCGTTGGACTCCCAGGTAAGCATCCTCACCCAGCACCACCAGCCTTTCAAGATTGGGGAAAAGGGAAATCTCGTTGCGCAAGTGCCTCGAGCAGTTCCGCATCGCCTTCTCGGGAAGGCGAGGGCCGGAAGCATGGCAGCGGATAATGTCAGTGAGGATAAACCGCTGCTTAAATTCCGCAAAATCGTCTATCCCGAGCAGGTCATAGAGGGCGGTGACAAAACGGTTGGCCCGTCCGCTGTTACGGTAAAAAGAGTTGTCAGGTCTGGCCGTTGAGTGGCGTCCAATAACGGCGGTCCGTATGGTGCTGAGATCGGGGTAGTCCCGCTTGATATAGCTGGCCATGAATTCGCGCGGTGGAAGCAGGATGGTCGAAATGGCGGCGCAATCCCGGCACCCCTCAACCTTGTGAATAACCGCTTCGGTGTCGATGCCCGGGGCTCTGGCTTCCGTCGTAGTGACAACGGGGGCGGCGAGCGCCATTTGCAGGCGGTCTTCCTTAGATGTTCTGATGGGTCCCAGGATCGTGTTGTCGATCAGCCTCACGCGGTCAACGTAGGCTGCGAGCAGTGCAATCGCGCCAGAGGTGACGCGGGGCATTGGCTCAAAGGAAACGGGGTTGACAATCTCGAGGTAGTCAATTTTTATCCGGGGGTCAGCGTCCAACACGCGGCGCATTTCCTCCAGGACTCTGCCCGCGTCCGATTCGCCGGCATGCACCAGATCCT from Terriglobia bacterium encodes the following:
- the gatB gene encoding Asp-tRNA(Asn)/Glu-tRNA(Gln) amidotransferase subunit GatB — encoded protein: MTTLATLSPETLAKYEPVIGLEVHVQLLTRSKIFCKCSTQFGDPPNQNTCPVCLGLPGALPALNREAAAMATKAALALNCRIHPRSRFARKNYFYPDLPKGYQISQYSEPLSEGGWIEIEVGGEKKRVGITRVHIEEDAGKSLHEGFPDSSEKTYIDLNRSGVPLIEIVSEPDLRSPEEAYDYLTRLKTLMLYLEISDCNMEEGSLRVDANVSVRKKGARSFGIKTEVKNLNSFKFLQKALAYEVERQVEVLESGGEIFQETRLFDSREQRTYGMRSKEFAHDYRYFPEPDLLPLVVTDEWKEDVRRSLPELPQVRESRFQTEYALPRQDAALLTSSRATADYFERTAKACGEAKLAANWVLNDWSYLLQESGKSIADSPVTAENLARLIDLVARDSISGKMAKDVLAEMFETGKTAEQIVSDRGLEQIADPVKLAEIARGIIAANPKQTEQYRQGKTATIGWFVGQMMKATRGQAQPQLVQDVLKKELSR
- a CDS encoding tetratricopeptide repeat protein is translated as MRSRSILIWAITMGLVVPSALAVGRAGVSQARKTGSAARQHHHRDTRTTRSANTTGQKTTVRHSSVKWSAAAQEQYAAGQKLQKSGSLSEAVVRYKKAISLEPNWPEAHNALGSGYGQERKPSSAMLEYLRAIRLDPGYAEARYNLGTLLRAQGNLSGAAQQFEKALQIDPENAGAHNDLGLTYAQQGKLDPAIQEFRSAVRLEPGWAIAHDNLGNALAMAGDLDGAMTSYRNTIALKPDWAQPYNNLGNALRQAGSLDAAVEQYQKALELDPRYAAACNNLGLALQQEGSVAEALKQYQRAIHLNPDYSTAHNNLAAAYYQMKNWNGAIFEYGEVLRLKPNDAAGHYNLGLALKAAGDWKQAQTQFQVAQKLDPGNQQYRAAYESMLNTEGTPKAGVVESGDKTTSKARAREPK
- the bcp gene encoding thioredoxin-dependent thiol peroxidase, whose translation is MLKVGDKAPAFSLPSDSGQPVKLSDYKGAALVLFFFPKADTPGUTREAHEFRDAKRELDKLGAKVMGMSADSPEKLAEFRDKHQLNFPLACDGDHKTLQAYGVWQEKTLYGKKSLGIVRSTYIIDQRGRVKTVFPRVQVDGHIGQVLAALKL